A window of Argopecten irradians isolate NY chromosome 14, Ai_NY, whole genome shotgun sequence contains these coding sequences:
- the LOC138308173 gene encoding angiopoietin-related protein 7-like, whose product MILNILPLVFSIVEAFTRARLPQLNKRILRVSLVNHSLYKLDSFSGISNHAICAKYCKTEPCFSFSYTTYNSICETYSRIFEESTYAEISQSTLFFNKVVINSCAHLIGYSSGAYKIGKDGHIVYCDMDTEGGPWTVIQRRTKGDVDFYRPWRDYKNGFGDINGDFWLGNDNIHLLTHMSKILRVEVVALTGERGYAEYSNFKVADESQNYKLFVYGFSGNISHDAMADSNERQFSTRDRDNDKTSRHCGRSLKSGWWHDDCVHAHLNGIFSKSVINRQVMRWAYFPDPNLKDQPLKQTKMMIR is encoded by the exons ATGATATTGAACATTTTACCGTTGGTCTTTTCGATTGTAGAGGCTTTCACTAGGGCTAGACTTCCGCAACTGAACAAACGAATACTTCGTGTGTCATTAGTGAATCATAGTTTATACAAACTTGATTCATTTTCTGGAATTTCGAATCATGCAATATGTGCCAAGTATTGCAAAACTGAGCCATGCTTTTCTTTTTCGTATACGACATATAACTCAATATGCGAGACTTACTCCCGCATTTTTGAAGAATCGACATATGCTGAAATTTCTCAATCGACTTTGTTCTTTAACAAGG TGGTTATCAACAGTTGTGCACACCTGATTGGATACAGCTCTGGGGCATACAAGATAGGAAAAGACGGCCATATTGTATACTGTGATATGGATACTGAAGGTGGGCCTTGGACT GTAATCCAAAGGCGAACGAAAGGAGATGTCGATTTTTATCGTCCATGGAGAGACTACAAGAATGGATTTGGTGATATCAATGGAGACTTCTGGCTCG GCAACGACAATATTCACCTACTAACACACATGTCTAAGATCCTGCGTGTGGAAGTTGTAGCTTTGACTGGGGAACGGGGGTATGCAGAGTACTCCAATTTCAAAGTTGCAGATGAATCCCAAAATTACAAACTGTTTGTGTATGGCTTTTCCGGGAACATATCGC ACGATGCTATGGCGGACAGTAATGAACGTCAGTTCAGCACGCGGGATAGGGACAACGATAAAACTTCTCGACATTGTGGTCGGTCGCTCAAAAGTGGATGGTGGCATGACGACTGTGTACATGCTCATCTGAATGGGATCTTTAGTAAATCTGTTATTAATAGACAGGTTATGCGATGGGCGTACTTTCCAGACCCAAATCTCAAAGATCAACCTTTAAAACAGACGAAGATGATGATTCGATAG